Proteins from a genomic interval of Clostridium sp. 'deep sea':
- a CDS encoding AraC family transcriptional regulator, protein MNQALIKKYLDNIKVNFLTGGYLTVNEDWRDINYIPSFNKLYLIESGEGWLKIGDVEIYPQKFQLIYMPANILQSYSCVNKNYFTKYWCHFTAEIGELNLFDILKLPFILQLNVKQFTKISNMFKAIYKLNKSNQLSSSLKIKAILLNLLAFMLDNNEIDLNINLTQSSSWINHIMLYIEEHLAEDLKISFLAKQVHFHPNYFIKQFKLYLGISPVNYINQRRVYKAQSLLINTNLSITDIAVSVGIKDSAYFSKVFKSYTLLTPRLYRKRNTNREFSTKSI, encoded by the coding sequence ATGAACCAAGCTTTAATTAAAAAATACCTAGATAATATTAAAGTTAACTTTTTAACAGGTGGTTATTTAACTGTTAATGAGGATTGGAGAGATATAAATTACATTCCTAGTTTCAACAAGCTTTACCTTATTGAGAGTGGAGAAGGTTGGTTAAAAATTGGTGATGTTGAAATATACCCCCAAAAATTTCAGCTAATATATATGCCTGCTAATATACTGCAATCTTATTCTTGCGTTAATAAAAATTATTTTACAAAGTACTGGTGTCATTTTACTGCTGAAATAGGTGAGCTAAATCTCTTTGATATTTTAAAATTGCCTTTTATATTGCAGCTTAATGTTAAACAGTTTACAAAAATAAGTAATATGTTTAAGGCTATTTATAAACTTAATAAAAGTAATCAGCTAAGTTCAAGCCTAAAAATTAAAGCAATTTTGCTAAATTTATTAGCATTTATGTTAGATAACAATGAAATTGATTTAAATATAAATTTAACACAATCATCTAGTTGGATCAATCATATTATGTTATACATTGAAGAACATTTAGCTGAAGATTTAAAAATAAGCTTTTTAGCTAAACAAGTGCACTTTCATCCTAATTACTTTATAAAACAATTTAAATTATATTTAGGAATATCACCTGTTAATTATATTAACCAAAGAAGAGTTTATAAAGCTCAAAGTTTACTGATAAACACAAACCTTAGTATTACAGATATTGCTGTAAGTGTGGGAATTAAAGATAGCGCATATTTCTCTAAGGTCTTTAAAAGCTATACTTTATTAACACCGCGGTTATATAGAAAAAGAAACACTAACAGAGAGTTTAGTACTAAAAGTATATAA
- a CDS encoding helix-turn-helix transcriptional regulator → MINISQKLKQLRKQHKISQENLAELLGISRQVVSKWENGLSKPETNNLLKIAKIFNISVEELVSSDVIKAETLQQESIKFKIPMLVVISYLTSFASILGFFCIPVSNVQHPKTLWIAVAFIGGCLLLIKNTLVQDENKTIKVILSDMLIIIFACILGVLIPNTLGLAKQLIIVSPLAIYYAYITRKFFLQPK, encoded by the coding sequence GTGATTAATATATCTCAAAAGTTAAAACAATTAAGAAAACAACATAAAATATCTCAAGAAAATCTAGCAGAGTTATTAGGTATAAGTAGGCAGGTAGTTTCCAAATGGGAAAACGGATTATCTAAGCCAGAAACAAATAATTTACTAAAAATTGCGAAAATTTTTAATATATCAGTTGAAGAATTAGTAAGTAGTGATGTGATTAAAGCCGAAACGTTACAACAAGAAAGTATAAAATTTAAAATACCAATGTTAGTTGTTATATCATATTTAACAAGCTTTGCATCTATTTTAGGTTTTTTTTGCATACCGGTATCAAACGTACAACATCCGAAAACACTTTGGATTGCAGTAGCATTTATAGGAGGATGTTTGTTACTTATAAAAAACACTTTGGTTCAAGATGAAAATAAAACAATTAAGGTAATTCTTAGCGATATGTTAATAATTATTTTTGCATGTATTTTAGGAGTATTAATACCTAATACTCTAGGATTAGCTAAACAACTAATTATTGTTAGTCCGTTAGCTATTTATTACGCATACATTACCAGAAAATTTTTTCTACAACCTAAATAG
- a CDS encoding class I SAM-dependent methyltransferase codes for MRNNMYDVETYIADIYDQIETGTKDVILLKKLIKNNKYKILEPFCGTGRISIPLALDEHVVTGLDKAKGMLDWFKLKIVKLNINDKVELICQDVIQEQWPVGFDLVLLACNCFYELATPVEQESCIKKAAKSLKAGGYLYVDNDHMEGDLAKNWQDTGITHRSICGTAQDGSIIESTRKLISFNVKKRICKFERYCKVVKPNKEVIECSYIQQKHPVSTAEVQGWLLKNGFRIINHYGNYNCEPYQHKLPRSIFWAVKI; via the coding sequence ATGAGAAATAATATGTATGATGTAGAAACCTATATAGCTGATATTTACGACCAAATAGAAACAGGCACAAAAGATGTTATTTTGCTGAAAAAGCTTATAAAGAATAATAAATATAAAATACTAGAGCCTTTTTGTGGCACAGGAAGGATATCAATACCCTTAGCCTTAGATGAACATGTTGTAACAGGTTTAGACAAAGCAAAAGGTATGTTAGATTGGTTTAAGCTCAAAATAGTTAAGTTAAATATAAATGATAAAGTAGAATTAATATGCCAAGATGTTATACAAGAACAATGGCCGGTAGGTTTTGATTTGGTATTACTAGCATGTAACTGTTTTTATGAACTGGCTACACCAGTTGAGCAAGAAAGTTGTATAAAGAAAGCTGCAAAAAGCCTTAAAGCTGGTGGTTACTTATATGTAGATAATGATCATATGGAAGGTGATTTAGCAAAAAACTGGCAGGATACTGGTATAACTCATAGGTCTATTTGCGGAACAGCTCAAGATGGTTCTATTATAGAATCTACTCGTAAGTTAATTAGTTTTAATGTTAAAAAACGTATTTGCAAGTTTGAGAGGTATTGTAAAGTAGTAAAGCCTAATAAAGAGGTAATAGAGTGCAGCTATATTCAGCAAAAACATCCTGTTAGCACAGCAGAAGTTCAGGGCTGGTTACTAAAAAATGGCTTTAGAATTATAAATCATTACGGTAACTATAACTGTGAGCCATATCAACATAAATTACCAAGATCAATTTTTTGGGCAGTTAAAATATAA
- a CDS encoding helix-turn-helix domain-containing protein, producing MLSRIKGVIDYVEQNLLNDIDYDEIAKIAYCSRNQFARVFSYITGISLSEYIRRRRLTLAGLDVLASNEKVINIAFKYGYNSPDSFTRAFQNMHGVTPTLARTKGLSLKSYTRISFKISVEGVSNMKYRIVEKESFNLVGVVSTCKSKTINEVLNETTGKQAISWKEAMKEEWQIWDEFLGKDIDKKLAKYKLYRSPMWQMGFTKYNKNCQSVIAIGAEQDENHYDDLQTCKIPAGIWAVFTAKGKLTDNLHPISAVWAKITTEWLPNSNYEQILDYELLVFPPGNTSCDNYECELWMPVRKTKPQ from the coding sequence ATGTTAAGCAGGATTAAAGGAGTTATAGATTATGTAGAGCAAAATCTACTCAACGATATAGATTACGATGAGATAGCTAAAATTGCCTACTGTTCTAGAAATCAGTTTGCTAGAGTATTTTCTTATATTACAGGCATCTCATTATCTGAGTATATCCGCAGAAGGAGATTAACCCTTGCTGGCTTAGATGTATTAGCTAGTAATGAAAAAGTAATTAATATTGCTTTTAAATATGGTTATAACTCTCCTGATTCTTTTACACGTGCTTTTCAAAATATGCATGGTGTAACTCCTACTTTAGCACGAACCAAAGGTCTTAGCCTAAAATCATATACTCGTATATCCTTTAAAATATCTGTTGAAGGAGTAAGCAATATGAAATATCGAATTGTTGAAAAAGAAAGCTTTAACTTAGTGGGAGTAGTAAGTACATGCAAAAGCAAAACCATTAATGAAGTACTTAATGAAACTACCGGAAAACAGGCTATTAGTTGGAAAGAAGCGATGAAAGAAGAATGGCAGATTTGGGATGAGTTTTTAGGAAAGGATATCGATAAAAAGCTGGCTAAGTATAAGCTTTACAGATCCCCTATGTGGCAAATGGGCTTTACTAAATACAACAAAAACTGTCAATCAGTAATAGCAATAGGCGCTGAACAAGATGAAAATCATTATGATGACTTGCAAACATGTAAAATACCTGCAGGTATTTGGGCTGTATTTACAGCAAAAGGTAAACTAACAGATAACTTACACCCTATATCTGCAGTTTGGGCAAAGATTACAACTGAATGGTTACCAAACAGTAATTATGAGCAAATTTTAGATTATGAATTGTTAGTATTTCCACCAGGAAACACCTCTTGTGATAACTACGAATGTGAACTATGGATGCCAGTACGAAAAACTAAGCCTCAGTAG
- a CDS encoding HAD family hydrolase — translation MSYKYILFDLDGTLTDPKVGITKSVQHALKKFSIDVSNLDNLEKFIGPPLKDSFMQFYNFNEKQAYQAIDYYREYFKDTGIFENKLYPGIAKLLKQLNEKNKIVAVSTSKPTVFAERVLNHFKLNTYFRIIVGSNLDGSRSSKTKIINHTLKQLDVQNLKDVVMIGDRKYDMLGAINNKIDCIAVSYGYGSLPEITQCSPTYLVDSVEQLSALLTKQELK, via the coding sequence ATGAGTTACAAATATATTTTATTTGATTTAGATGGAACCTTAACAGATCCCAAGGTTGGTATCACAAAATCAGTTCAGCATGCTCTAAAAAAGTTTAGTATAGACGTCTCTAATTTAGATAACTTAGAAAAATTTATAGGTCCACCACTTAAAGATAGCTTTATGCAGTTTTACAACTTTAACGAAAAACAGGCATATCAAGCAATTGATTATTACCGTGAATATTTTAAAGATACTGGTATATTTGAAAACAAATTATACCCAGGAATAGCTAAGCTGTTAAAGCAACTTAATGAAAAAAATAAAATAGTTGCAGTATCAACCTCAAAACCTACCGTATTTGCTGAGAGAGTGTTAAATCATTTTAAATTAAACACTTACTTTAGGATAATTGTGGGCAGCAATTTAGATGGTTCAAGGTCTAGCAAAACTAAAATCATAAATCACACCCTAAAACAATTAGATGTTCAAAATTTAAAAGACGTTGTAATGATTGGTGATCGTAAATATGATATGTTAGGTGCTATTAATAATAAAATAGACTGCATAGCAGTTAGTTATGGTTATGGCTCATTGCCAGAAATAACACAATGCTCACCAACTTACCTGGTTGATTCAGTTGAACAGTTAAGTGCCTTATTAACTAAACAGGAGTTAAAATGA
- a CDS encoding TetM/TetW/TetO/TetS family tetracycline resistance ribosomal protection protein, translating into MNITIGVLAHVDAGKTTFSESLLYYTNTITNKGRVDFQSSFLDNHEIEKNRGITIFTEQAVIKYNNNSYYLVDTPGHIDFSTEMERAIKIMDYAIIILSAVEGVQGHTETVFYLLKKHKIPIFFFINKIDRAGANINKVIQEIHDNLSQDVCFINNLNDKNLFEFSAMYNEQLLDLYSENNFSKEIWHNKISELIANNEIHICQSGSALKDIGVKEFFDTVTKLANSKYNSNTSFSCRVFKISHDNNNAKVTHLKIMSGKLAVRNEINYSKDKLKFNDKVTSIREYNGKKYLNKSQATAGQLVAVTGLNRSYPGLIIGNIKNNTNSDKIQPTLKSRVSYDLSVNSKQVIEIFNLLNEEDPSLNVQWSEQLQELSIQVMGPIQLEVLQRIIEKRFNLLITFEKPQILYKETISNLVIGYGHYEPYRHYAEIHLQIKAGKRNSGILFKSNCHIDKLNIGSQNLVKQHLLEKSHRALLAGSPLTDVEITLLTGKIHQEHTSGGDLKQATLRALRQGLEKADNVLLEPYYHFKIKVSNNDMGRVLADIQKRNGEFESPQVLNNTALIIGRAPVACFMDYPLQLRSFTNGKAMIRLVFGGYDVCHNSEQVIKAINYSKEADREYSSSSVFCGKGKSFNVVWYEAEQKMHCEV; encoded by the coding sequence ATGAATATAACAATTGGAGTTTTGGCTCATGTTGATGCAGGTAAAACAACATTTTCTGAGTCACTACTTTATTATACCAATACAATCACAAACAAGGGGAGGGTAGACTTTCAGAGCTCTTTTTTAGATAACCATGAAATAGAAAAAAACAGAGGAATAACAATTTTTACTGAGCAAGCAGTAATTAAATACAACAACAATAGTTATTACCTTGTTGATACCCCAGGTCATATAGATTTTTCTACTGAAATGGAAAGAGCTATTAAAATAATGGATTATGCCATAATAATTTTAAGTGCTGTAGAGGGTGTACAAGGTCATACTGAAACAGTTTTTTACTTACTAAAAAAACATAAAATACCAATTTTTTTCTTTATTAATAAAATAGATAGAGCTGGAGCAAATATAAATAAAGTTATACAAGAAATACATGATAATTTAAGCCAAGATGTTTGTTTTATAAATAATCTTAATGATAAAAACCTCTTTGAATTTTCAGCTATGTATAATGAACAGCTTTTAGATCTTTATAGTGAAAACAACTTTAGTAAAGAAATTTGGCATAATAAAATAAGTGAATTAATTGCAAATAACGAAATTCATATATGCCAAAGTGGGTCAGCCTTAAAAGATATAGGTGTAAAAGAGTTTTTTGACACAGTCACAAAACTTGCAAATAGTAAATATAACAGTAATACAAGCTTTAGCTGTAGGGTTTTTAAAATAAGCCACGATAACAACAATGCCAAAGTAACACACCTAAAAATTATGAGTGGAAAACTTGCTGTAAGAAATGAAATTAACTATAGCAAGGATAAGCTAAAGTTTAATGACAAAGTGACCTCAATTAGAGAGTATAATGGTAAAAAATATCTAAATAAAAGCCAAGCAACAGCAGGACAACTTGTTGCTGTTACAGGTTTAAACCGTAGTTATCCAGGGTTAATTATTGGTAATATTAAAAATAATACTAACAGTGATAAAATTCAGCCAACCTTAAAGTCGAGAGTTAGTTATGACTTATCAGTAAACAGTAAACAAGTTATTGAAATTTTTAATTTACTGAATGAAGAAGATCCCTCTTTAAATGTACAGTGGAGTGAACAGCTACAAGAGTTAAGTATACAAGTTATGGGTCCTATTCAACTAGAGGTATTACAACGAATAATAGAAAAAAGATTTAACTTATTAATTACCTTCGAAAAGCCTCAAATACTGTATAAAGAGACAATCTCTAATTTAGTTATAGGTTATGGACACTATGAACCTTATCGTCATTATGCTGAAATACATTTACAAATTAAAGCTGGGAAAAGAAATAGTGGTATTTTATTTAAGAGTAATTGTCATATAGATAAACTTAATATAGGTAGTCAAAACCTTGTAAAACAACACCTATTAGAAAAAAGCCATAGGGCTTTATTAGCTGGAAGTCCACTAACTGATGTTGAAATAACTTTATTAACAGGAAAAATACATCAAGAACATACCAGTGGTGGAGATTTAAAACAAGCAACTCTTAGGGCACTAAGGCAGGGTTTAGAAAAAGCAGATAATGTACTTTTGGAGCCATATTATCATTTTAAAATTAAGGTTAGTAATAATGATATGGGTAGGGTATTAGCTGATATTCAAAAGCGTAATGGAGAGTTTGAGTCTCCACAAGTTTTAAATAATACTGCCCTTATTATAGGAAGAGCACCAGTAGCCTGTTTTATGGATTATCCTTTGCAACTTAGGTCATTTACTAACGGTAAGGCCATGATTCGGTTAGTTTTTGGTGGTTATGATGTTTGCCATAATAGTGAGCAGGTAATAAAAGCAATAAATTATAGTAAAGAGGCCGATAGAGAGTA